The Candidatus Dependentiae bacterium genome includes a region encoding these proteins:
- the rpmB gene encoding 50S ribosomal protein L28, which yields MSRICSICDKRPQVANLVSHANNKTKRWVYPNVHKMRFIKIDELHKKRVPVQCASVCTKCVKAGKIQKVL from the coding sequence ATGTCAAGAATTTGTTCTATCTGTGATAAGCGGCCACAGGTCGCAAATTTAGTAAGCCACGCGAATAATAAAACAAAGCGTTGGGTTTATCCAAACGTGCACAAAATGAGATTTATCAAAATTGATGAATTACATAAAAAACGTGTTCCTGTACAATGTGCAAGCGTGTGTACAAAATGTGTAAAAGCTGGCAAAATTCAAAAAGTTCTTTAA